Genomic window (Bacteroidales bacterium):
CCTAAGTTAGGATACAATAAAATAAGATTTAAAGCCTATCTGCTATCATCGGATAGCACATTAAAGACAGATATTACTCAATTAGAGGATGTAACCCCAATCTTAAAACAAATAAGAACATATTCGTATTATTTCAAATCGGACTCTGTTTCTTTCGACTCAAATAATATTCAGGATATACGAAAAAAAGACTATGGAGTATTGGCGCAAGAACTTAAAACTATTTTACCCGATTTGGTAGATACGTGTAATAACGAAATGTTTGTGAATTATAATGCATTTATTAGTATTCTTATTAAAGGTTTTAATGAACAACAGGCTTTAATAGAAACCCTTCAAAATGAAATTTCCGATCAGAAAAAAGAGTTAGAGGAAATATTAAGGTATATGTATAATTGTTGCGGATTATCTAAAGAATCCGAAGAACCGCAAAACAATAAAAGCGAGACTATAGAACCAAATAATAATACATTAGAGAATTCTTATGAAACAGCTATTCTGTATCAAAATGCTCCTAATCCGTTTTCTTCTAATACTAAAATTACATGTTATTTACCTGAAGGATTTAATAAAGCAATGATACACATATATAATTTACAAGGAGTTGAATTAAAATCGTACCCTCTTACACAAGCAGGCTTAAATGATATAACTGTAAATGCATCGGAACTTTCTGCTGGAATGTACCTTTATACTTTAATGATTGATAATAAAATTATTGACAC
Coding sequences:
- a CDS encoding tail fiber domain-containing protein translates to MLRPTQIREVTMGQINNSINFMALGITQEKDTNSESPAHKRNHKLYLKRIGLSFTLLLVTAFAMGQIKVTTNGNVGIGTNNTSNGKLVIASNGAEFAFHASNKSDGKSYFGSYNTKDPWINFYHPKLGYNKIRFKAYLLSSDSTLKTDITQLEDVTPILKQIRTYSYYFKSDSVSFDSNNIQDIRKKDYGVLAQELKTILPDLVDTCNNEMFVNYNAFISILIKGFNEQQALIETLQNEISDQKKELEEILRYMYNCCGLSKESEEPQNNKSETIEPNNNTLENSYETAILYQNAPNPFSSNTKITCYLPEGFNKAMIHIYNLQGVELKSYPLTQAGLNDITVNASELSAGMYLYTLMIDNKIIDTKRMILTK